In the Leptotrichia sp. oral taxon 212 genome, one interval contains:
- a CDS encoding NAD(P)H-dependent oxidoreductase subunit E, with product MCNCTNKIKDQGFKELKDFIDSMDTKEGALISVLHKAQSIFGYLPSDVQAFIAEQLDESLAHVYGVVSFYSYFTMIPKGEHPISVCMGTACYVKGADKVLEEFEKHLKIKPGETTYDGKFSMDALRCVGACAIAPVVLVGEKVYQKVKPGDVAKILAEY from the coding sequence ATGTGTAACTGTACTAATAAAATAAAAGATCAGGGCTTTAAAGAACTGAAAGATTTTATTGATTCAATGGACACAAAGGAAGGTGCTTTAATCTCCGTTCTACATAAAGCACAAAGTATATTCGGATACTTGCCTTCAGATGTGCAGGCATTTATTGCTGAACAGCTGGATGAATCTTTAGCCCATGTTTATGGTGTAGTCAGTTTTTATTCTTACTTTACAATGATTCCGAAAGGAGAACATCCTATTTCAGTATGCATGGGAACAGCATGTTATGTTAAAGGAGCTGATAAAGTACTGGAAGAATTTGAAAAACATCTGAAAATAAAACCTGGCGAAACAACATATGATGGAAAATTTTCTATGGATGCACTAAGATGTGTAGGTGCCTGCGCGATAGCTCCTGTTGTTCTTGTTGGAGAGAAAGTTTATCAGAAAGTGAAACCTGGAGATGTAGCAAAAATTTTAGCAGAATATTAG
- a CDS encoding MgtC/SapB family protein, which yields MIGMEIIDEVLKNGFAESLTVKVVSLRLLLAVIFGGIVGYTRERNNKPAGFRTHILVCFGAAIISMVQDQLRLDIMELARANAEVASVVKTDLGRLGAQVVSGIGFLGAGSIMKEKGETVGGMTTAAGIWATGCAGLGIGWGFYNLAFPAIVFMLLILVFFKKFESKIEKKIVSLNFEIKFLNEKDYEKGIVDVFEVISKKLIRIIQINKHRVDDTVFLTVNIEESVINVSDVVTALSALKNVEYVKNS from the coding sequence ATGATTGGAATGGAAATAATTGACGAAGTTTTAAAAAATGGCTTTGCGGAAAGCCTGACAGTGAAAGTAGTATCATTAAGGCTGCTGCTGGCAGTAATTTTTGGAGGGATAGTAGGTTATACTAGGGAAAGAAACAATAAACCTGCAGGTTTCAGAACACATATACTGGTATGTTTTGGAGCGGCTATAATATCAATGGTGCAGGATCAGCTGAGACTGGACATTATGGAACTTGCACGGGCAAATGCCGAAGTGGCATCAGTAGTAAAGACGGATTTGGGAAGACTTGGAGCACAGGTTGTCAGCGGAATAGGATTTTTAGGTGCAGGGAGCATAATGAAGGAAAAAGGTGAAACTGTAGGTGGAATGACCACTGCTGCAGGAATATGGGCAACAGGCTGTGCAGGTCTGGGAATAGGATGGGGATTTTATAATCTTGCTTTTCCGGCAATAGTGTTTATGCTTTTAATACTGGTTTTCTTTAAAAAATTTGAATCTAAAATTGAAAAAAAGATTGTGTCATTAAATTTTGAAATAAAATTTTTAAATGAAAAAGATTATGAAAAAGGAATTGTCGATGTATTTGAAGTCATAAGCAAGAAACTTATAAGAATAATTCAGATAAATAAGCACCGCGTTGATGATACAGTCTTTCTTACAGTAAATATAGAAGAAAGCGTAATAAACGTATCCGATGTAGTTACTGCACTTTCGGCATTGAAGAATGTGGAGTATGTGAAGAACAGCTAG
- a CDS encoding TfoX/Sxy family protein translates to MASNKEYLDFILDQLTGLEGISYRAMMGEYILYYKNKVIGGLYDNRFLLKITESSEKFMPDAKIEIPYEGAKGMLLVDDSENKELLAELFEKMYEELPMPKIKKKK, encoded by the coding sequence ATGGCTTCCAATAAAGAATATCTGGATTTTATACTGGATCAGCTGACAGGGCTGGAAGGTATAAGTTACAGGGCAATGATGGGCGAATACATACTGTACTATAAAAATAAAGTTATTGGAGGGTTATATGATAATAGATTTCTCTTAAAAATAACAGAATCGTCAGAAAAATTTATGCCAGATGCTAAAATAGAAATACCTTATGAAGGGGCAAAAGGGATGTTATTAGTTGATGATTCTGAAAATAAAGAACTTCTGGCAGAACTGTTTGAAAAAATGTACGAGGAGCTGCCAATGCCTAAAATAAAAAAGAAGAAATAA
- a CDS encoding DKNYY domain-containing protein — MKSIRRVIFYLLITIPLFSDYHINNGKIFYGNDKLEKERFVTEMKSIKDVDVTTFKRLTALYAVDSEKVYYKGEAVEGIDRNSFEIIRLDLAKDKDSLYFGNNKLDISSKGFSFLGNISNAPSAQVGINTSVYFKNFESIYYAVFDIEKNKVIKIKKIENADKNSFKSLRNDFAMDKGSVYYKGEKLEGVTYGQIEILEKSDKVDDRKVPGYRK; from the coding sequence ATGAAAAGCATAAGAAGAGTAATTTTTTATTTATTGATTACAATACCTCTATTTTCTGATTACCACATTAATAATGGTAAAATTTTTTATGGAAATGATAAACTTGAGAAAGAAAGATTTGTCACTGAAATGAAAAGTATAAAAGATGTTGATGTCACAACATTTAAAAGGCTTACAGCCCTCTATGCAGTGGACAGTGAAAAAGTATACTATAAAGGGGAAGCGGTAGAAGGGATAGACAGGAATTCTTTTGAAATAATAAGGCTTGACCTGGCAAAGGACAAGGACAGCCTTTATTTTGGAAATAATAAGTTGGATATAAGCTCAAAAGGTTTTTCTTTTTTAGGAAATATTTCAAATGCACCATCAGCACAGGTTGGAATAAATACAAGCGTATATTTTAAGAATTTTGAAAGCATTTATTATGCTGTTTTTGATATAGAAAAAAATAAGGTAATCAAGATAAAGAAAATAGAAAATGCTGATAAAAACAGCTTTAAATCCTTAAGGAATGATTTTGCAATGGATAAGGGAAGTGTATACTACAAAGGGGAAAAGCTGGAAGGAGTGACTTACGGTCAGATAGAAATTCTGGAAAAATCAGATAAGGTAGATGACAGAAAAGTTCCAGGATATAGGAAATAA
- a CDS encoding RNA-binding domain-containing protein has product MGIKDYLGETTLYEKKEKIEKNKVKNWLKTVSAFANGKGGALIFGINDNDEIIGLESYKKDSEFVSEKIKTQIDPIPNIEIEFIREKDKYLLLVQVYSGNQTPYYYVGNGSRQAFVRIGNESVTAKNHELNNLILKGCNQTYDSVSSNIDYEKASFSKLKASYYQNTKQEFLNSDFESFGLLKEGKLTNAGALLADEKLLYQSRIFCTRWNGLDKTSGRMEALDDIEVEGSILYQLEEVLRFIRVNNKKMWKKTENRRIEMPDYPERAIQEALVNAIIHRDYSIVGSEIHVDIYDNRLEIYSPGGMFDGTFIQERNTDTISSKRRNPIIADLFARIHLMERRGSGLKKIRDDFKNSFNYTEEKAVEFFSDFNEFRVIMKNLNYSYIEKKKKKRQ; this is encoded by the coding sequence GTGGGAATAAAAGATTATCTTGGAGAAACAACTTTATACGAGAAAAAAGAAAAGATAGAAAAGAATAAAGTAAAAAATTGGCTAAAAACAGTAAGTGCATTTGCAAACGGAAAAGGTGGAGCGTTAATTTTTGGAATAAATGATAATGATGAAATTATTGGATTGGAAAGTTACAAAAAGGACTCAGAATTTGTAAGTGAGAAAATAAAGACACAGATAGACCCGATTCCAAATATAGAGATAGAATTTATAAGGGAAAAGGATAAATATCTGCTTTTGGTTCAAGTTTATTCAGGAAATCAAACTCCTTATTACTATGTTGGAAATGGATCAAGACAGGCATTTGTAAGAATTGGGAATGAAAGTGTAACTGCAAAGAATCATGAACTTAATAACTTAATTTTAAAAGGATGTAATCAGACATATGACAGTGTCAGTTCAAATATTGACTATGAGAAAGCATCATTTTCTAAATTAAAAGCAAGTTATTATCAGAATACAAAACAAGAATTTTTAAATTCGGATTTTGAATCATTTGGTTTGTTAAAAGAAGGAAAATTAACTAATGCAGGAGCATTGTTAGCAGATGAAAAATTATTGTATCAGTCAAGAATATTTTGTACAAGGTGGAATGGACTTGATAAAACTTCCGGAAGAATGGAAGCACTTGATGATATTGAAGTAGAAGGAAGTATACTGTATCAGTTAGAAGAAGTTTTGAGATTTATAAGAGTGAATAATAAAAAAATGTGGAAAAAAACAGAAAATAGACGCATAGAAATGCCCGATTATCCTGAAAGAGCTATACAGGAAGCTCTGGTAAATGCAATTATACATAGAGATTACAGTATAGTCGGAAGTGAAATACATGTAGATATTTATGATAATAGACTGGAAATTTATTCTCCAGGAGGAATGTTTGATGGAACTTTTATTCAGGAAAGAAATACAGATACAATTTCTTCTAAAAGAAGAAACCCTATAATTGCAGACTTATTTGCTCGAATTCACTTAATGGAAAGACGTGGAAGCGGTTTAAAGAAAATCCGTGATGATTTTAAGAATTCTTTTAACTATACAGAAGAAAAAGCTGTTGAATTTTTTTCAGATTTTAATGAATTTAGAGTGATAATGAAAAATTTGAATTATAGTTATATTGAAAAGAAAAAGAAAAAAAGACAGTAA
- a CDS encoding cobyric acid synthase yields the protein MRRNHKNIMLMGTGSNVGKSIMAAGLCRIFYQDGYRVSPFKSQNMALNSYITKDGKEMGRAQVVQAEAANIEPESFMNPVLLKPTTDRKSQVIVNGKVYKNMDAREYFAYKHNLKKDIMAAYNHIRKNFDICVLEGAGSPAEINLKEDDIVNTGMAEMADSPVLLVADIDRGGVFAAIYGTVMLLEENERKRIKGVIINKFRGDKSLLTSGIEMIEKLTDIPVIGVVPFVPLGIEEEDSLGIDKYNEKREEKIRISVIKLKHISNFTDIDALSHYNDVSLKYVTKSSELGNEDIIIIPGSKNTIEDMKDLIEKNIGREIVRIARKGTPVFGICGGFQMLGQKIMDPEKVESNLKEISGLGLLDIETVMKTDKITTQYRNTIKNASGILKGTEGMEIKGYEIHQGYSYLVNEKSEENNNSENILKKDTGCLFGDEKLKGAVKGNIAGTYIHGIFDNSEFTNHFLNEVRKLKGFDRIDDNFSYSDYKNREYDKLAEVLRENLDIKKIYEIMGCE from the coding sequence ATGAGAAGAAATCATAAAAATATAATGCTAATGGGAACAGGGTCAAATGTAGGGAAAAGTATAATGGCGGCAGGACTTTGCAGAATATTTTATCAGGATGGCTACAGAGTATCTCCTTTTAAATCACAAAATATGGCACTAAATTCATATATTACAAAAGATGGAAAGGAAATGGGAAGGGCGCAGGTGGTACAGGCTGAAGCTGCAAATATTGAACCGGAGTCTTTTATGAATCCTGTTTTGCTGAAACCTACAACAGACAGGAAATCCCAGGTTATTGTAAATGGGAAAGTATATAAAAATATGGATGCAAGGGAGTATTTTGCCTACAAGCATAATCTGAAAAAGGATATAATGGCAGCATATAATCACATAAGAAAAAATTTTGATATATGTGTACTCGAGGGGGCAGGAAGTCCGGCAGAAATTAATCTGAAGGAAGATGACATAGTAAATACAGGAATGGCTGAAATGGCTGACTCACCAGTACTTCTGGTTGCGGATATAGACAGGGGTGGAGTATTTGCCGCCATATATGGAACAGTTATGCTCCTTGAGGAAAATGAAAGAAAACGTATAAAAGGTGTAATTATAAATAAATTCAGGGGAGATAAAAGTCTTTTAACTTCAGGAATTGAAATGATAGAAAAATTGACAGATATTCCGGTAATTGGAGTTGTACCCTTTGTTCCTCTTGGAATTGAAGAGGAGGACAGTCTTGGAATAGACAAATACAATGAAAAAAGAGAAGAGAAAATAAGGATATCGGTTATAAAGCTGAAACATATATCAAATTTTACTGATATTGATGCGCTTAGCCACTATAATGATGTTTCATTGAAGTATGTAACAAAAAGTTCAGAACTGGGAAATGAAGACATTATTATAATTCCAGGCTCTAAAAATACGATAGAAGATATGAAAGACCTGATTGAAAAAAATATAGGCAGGGAAATAGTAAGGATTGCCAGAAAAGGCACTCCAGTTTTTGGAATTTGTGGAGGATTTCAGATGCTGGGACAGAAAATAATGGATCCGGAAAAAGTGGAATCCAATCTTAAGGAGATTTCAGGACTGGGGTTATTGGATATTGAAACTGTCATGAAGACAGATAAAATTACAACCCAATACAGAAATACAATAAAGAATGCTTCAGGAATACTTAAAGGAACGGAAGGCATGGAAATAAAAGGCTATGAAATACATCAGGGATACAGTTACCTTGTAAATGAAAAAAGTGAAGAAAATAATAACTCAGAAAATATATTGAAAAAAGATACAGGCTGCCTTTTTGGTGATGAAAAATTGAAAGGGGCAGTAAAAGGAAATATTGCAGGTACATACATTCATGGAATATTCGATAATTCAGAGTTTACTAATCATTTTCTTAATGAAGTCAGAAAACTTAAGGGGTTTGACAGAATAGATGACAACTTCAGTTACAGCGACTACAAGAACAGGGAATATGACAAACTGGCAGAAGTTCTGAGGGAAAATCTGGATATTAAGAAAATATATGAAATAATGGGATGTGAATAA
- the cbiB gene encoding adenosylcobinamide-phosphate synthase CbiB, whose amino-acid sequence MILVIKIWIAYVLDLIFGDPQNIIHPVQVIGKMISSGEKYLLGKRHESDRKYKFFAGMILNITVISVTYAVTYLIYKSSENSIIFTVAEIYLMYTIFSINSLAREGNRVYNILKEGNIERARKDLSYLVSRDTGTMDEKMIIRSTMETISENTVDGIVAPMLYMFLGGLPLSITYKAINTFDSMVGYKNEKYMDFGKFSAKLDDVANFIPARITGILIVIASMILGYDYKNSLKIFIRDRKNHSSPNSGHAEAGVAGALGVQFGGRVSYFGKEVDKPVIGDKAKDFELEDIKKNIKIMYAASFLSLVVFSVIFEGMM is encoded by the coding sequence TTGATACTTGTAATAAAAATATGGATTGCCTATGTACTTGATCTGATATTTGGTGATCCACAGAATATTATTCATCCTGTGCAGGTTATAGGAAAAATGATAAGTTCAGGAGAAAAATACCTATTAGGGAAAAGACACGAATCAGACAGGAAATATAAATTTTTTGCAGGAATGATACTCAACATTACAGTAATTTCAGTAACTTATGCAGTGACTTATCTGATTTATAAATCTTCAGAAAATTCAATAATATTTACGGTTGCTGAAATTTATCTAATGTATACTATATTTTCAATAAATTCACTTGCAAGAGAAGGGAACAGGGTTTACAATATACTGAAGGAAGGAAACATAGAGAGGGCCAGAAAAGACCTGTCGTATCTTGTGTCCAGAGATACAGGGACAATGGATGAAAAAATGATTATAAGAAGTACAATGGAAACAATTTCTGAAAATACGGTTGACGGAATAGTTGCCCCCATGCTGTATATGTTTCTGGGTGGACTGCCGCTATCAATAACATATAAGGCAATAAATACCTTTGATTCAATGGTCGGATATAAAAATGAAAAATATATGGATTTCGGTAAATTTTCTGCAAAGCTTGATGATGTGGCAAATTTTATTCCTGCTAGAATAACAGGAATTTTAATAGTAATAGCAAGTATGATTTTAGGATATGATTATAAAAATTCCCTAAAAATATTCATAAGGGACAGGAAAAATCATAGCAGTCCCAATTCCGGCCATGCTGAAGCGGGTGTGGCAGGAGCGCTGGGAGTACAGTTTGGCGGAAGGGTTTCCTACTTTGGAAAAGAAGTTGACAAACCTGTTATAGGAGATAAAGCAAAGGACTTTGAACTGGAAGATATTAAGAAAAACATAAAAATAATGTATGCTGCAAGTTTTTTGAGTCTAGTAGTGTTTTCGGTAATCTTTGAGGGGATGATGTAA
- a CDS encoding histidinol-phosphate transaminase translates to MDFHGGNIYKIFREKNIKKILDYSSNINPYGIPESLKKRITENLEILERYPDPDYIELRQKLAHLNKVDVSNIILGNGATEIIFLFMEVINPQKVLIVSPTFGEYERAAKATERVKDSSILGNSNKKKDDEKSSGKQKIEIEYFEVKENDDFKLNINNLKNELAKKYDLLIICNPNNPTGKFLKLDETEEILKECNKYNTKLFIDEAFIDFLKDGMKESIINTKENKQNLFVTRAFTKFFAIPGLRLGYGIYFDKKLEKGISEKKEPWSVNNIAEMAGLTVLDDTKYIEETLKWIEEEKIYMYEKLNKISGIKVYETEVNFIAGKIDEKLFSEGLNVKILREKMLEQGILIRDASNFKFLDERFFRLAIKNRKNNDRVIETLKKIFDDFI, encoded by the coding sequence ATGGATTTTCATGGTGGAAATATTTATAAAATATTCAGGGAAAAAAATATAAAGAAAATACTGGATTACAGCTCAAATATAAATCCATACGGAATACCTGAAAGTTTAAAGAAAAGAATAACTGAAAATCTTGAAATCCTTGAGAGATATCCGGATCCTGACTACATTGAACTTAGGCAAAAGCTGGCTCATCTGAATAAAGTTGATGTGTCTAATATCATATTAGGCAATGGGGCAACAGAAATTATATTTTTATTTATGGAGGTAATAAATCCCCAAAAAGTATTGATAGTGTCTCCTACATTTGGAGAGTATGAGAGGGCAGCAAAGGCAACAGAAAGAGTGAAAGATTCAAGTATCCTGGGGAATTCTAATAAAAAAAAGGATGATGAAAAGAGTTCTGGAAAACAAAAAATAGAGATAGAATATTTTGAAGTTAAGGAAAATGATGATTTTAAGCTGAATATAAACAATTTGAAAAATGAACTTGCGAAAAAATATGATTTGCTGATAATATGCAATCCTAATAATCCCACAGGAAAATTTTTGAAACTGGATGAAACTGAAGAAATACTAAAAGAATGTAACAAGTATAATACAAAACTGTTTATAGATGAAGCATTTATAGATTTTCTGAAAGATGGGATGAAGGAAAGTATTATAAATACTAAGGAAAATAAACAGAATTTGTTTGTAACGAGAGCTTTTACAAAATTTTTTGCTATTCCTGGCCTTCGTCTAGGTTATGGGATATATTTTGATAAAAAGCTTGAAAAGGGAATATCTGAAAAAAAAGAGCCATGGAGTGTAAATAATATTGCTGAAATGGCAGGATTGACAGTGCTTGATGATACGAAATATATAGAAGAAACATTAAAATGGATAGAAGAAGAAAAAATATATATGTATGAAAAACTGAATAAAATTTCAGGAATAAAGGTTTATGAAACAGAAGTAAATTTTATTGCCGGAAAAATAGATGAGAAGCTGTTTTCAGAAGGACTGAATGTAAAGATACTAAGGGAAAAAATGCTTGAACAGGGTATACTTATAAGGGATGCTTCAAATTTTAAATTTCTGGATGAAAGGTTTTTCAGGCTGGCAATAAAGAATAGAAAAAATAATGACAGGGTTATCGAGACTTTGAAGAAAATATTCGATGATTTTATTTGA
- the gpmA gene encoding 2,3-diphosphoglycerate-dependent phosphoglycerate mutase, whose amino-acid sequence MKLVLVRHGESEWNLQNRFTGWVDVDLTEKGVNEAKAAGKSLRELGYVFDIAFTSFQKRAIKTLNYILEEINQLYIPVYKTWRLNERHYGALQGLNKAETAKKYGDEQVHIWRRSFDVAPPLISTDDKENYPLFQERYKNIPVDECPRGESLKDTIHRVLPYWDSHISKEIEKGKNVIVAAHGNSLRALIQYLLKIDNKKILELNLPTGKPLIFEINENLEIISAPELF is encoded by the coding sequence ATGAAACTAGTACTTGTAAGACATGGGGAAAGTGAATGGAATCTTCAGAACAGATTTACAGGATGGGTTGATGTCGACCTGACTGAAAAGGGTGTAAATGAGGCAAAAGCTGCAGGAAAATCTTTAAGAGAACTGGGATATGTTTTCGATATTGCCTTTACGTCTTTTCAGAAAAGAGCAATCAAGACTTTGAACTACATACTTGAAGAAATTAACCAGCTATATATCCCTGTTTATAAAACTTGGAGACTCAATGAAAGACATTATGGGGCACTACAAGGGCTGAATAAGGCTGAAACTGCTAAAAAATATGGTGATGAACAGGTCCACATATGGAGAAGAAGTTTTGATGTGGCTCCTCCACTGATAAGCACTGATGACAAAGAAAACTATCCTCTATTTCAGGAAAGATATAAAAATATTCCTGTTGATGAATGTCCTAGAGGAGAAAGCCTGAAAGACACAATCCACAGGGTACTTCCATATTGGGATTCACATATCTCAAAGGAAATAGAAAAAGGAAAAAATGTAATTGTAGCCGCCCACGGAAACAGCTTACGGGCTTTAATACAGTATCTGTTAAAAATTGATAATAAAAAAATATTGGAATTAAATCTTCCTACAGGAAAGCCTTTAATTTTTGAAATTAATGAAAATCTTGAAATAATTTCTGCGCCCGAATTATTTTAA
- the hemC gene encoding hydroxymethylbilane synthase, translating into MEINEITIGTRGSILALVQAKKVKKMLTEKYEELRKRNDFNGIKGFDKNFPLKVNLEVITTSGDKNLKDFAKMKKAIQKDLFVKEIEKEMIENKVDLAVHSLKDMPLRTPEGLLNACFPIREDNRDVLVSRNGLKLKELPENSIIGTGSYRREKEILNLRKDIQVKPIRGNIHTRLKKLDDGEYDAIVLAAAGLKRAELENRITEYFDVDTFMPAPGQGILCIQCRENDERIRGLLEIINDREVTLMCEAEREFSRIFNGGCHTPIGCSSVIEGDILKLKGMYSKNGKRIFKQVEGDKNQARELAEKLAGEIRNE; encoded by the coding sequence ATGGAAATAAATGAAATAACAATTGGAACAAGGGGGAGTATCCTGGCTCTTGTACAGGCAAAAAAAGTGAAAAAAATGCTAACTGAGAAATATGAGGAATTAAGAAAAAGGAATGATTTTAATGGTATAAAAGGATTTGATAAAAATTTTCCATTAAAAGTAAATCTGGAAGTCATAACTACAAGCGGAGATAAAAATCTGAAAGACTTTGCCAAGATGAAAAAAGCTATACAGAAGGATCTGTTTGTAAAGGAAATAGAAAAGGAAATGATTGAAAATAAAGTAGATCTGGCGGTGCACTCCTTAAAGGATATGCCTTTGCGTACTCCTGAAGGATTGTTGAATGCATGTTTTCCCATAAGGGAGGATAACAGAGATGTGCTTGTTTCAAGAAATGGACTAAAATTAAAGGAATTACCTGAAAATTCGATAATTGGTACAGGAAGTTACAGAAGGGAAAAAGAAATTCTGAATTTAAGAAAAGATATACAGGTAAAGCCTATACGTGGAAATATTCATACAAGGCTGAAAAAACTTGATGACGGAGAATATGATGCAATTGTCCTTGCGGCTGCAGGACTGAAAAGGGCAGAACTGGAGAACAGAATAACGGAATATTTCGATGTTGATACTTTCATGCCTGCACCAGGACAGGGAATACTATGTATCCAGTGCAGGGAGAATGATGAAAGGATAAGGGGGCTGCTGGAAATAATAAATGACAGGGAAGTTACACTGATGTGTGAAGCCGAGAGGGAATTTTCCAGAATTTTCAATGGAGGATGTCATACACCTATAGGATGTTCTTCGGTTATTGAAGGGGATATATTGAAATTAAAGGGAATGTACAGTAAAAATGGTAAAAGAATATTTAAGCAGGTGGAAGGTGACAAAAATCAGGCAAGGGAACTTGCAGAAAAATTGGCCGGGGAGATAAGAAATGAATAA
- the cobA gene encoding uroporphyrinogen-III C-methyltransferase, giving the protein MNNKGKVYIAGAGCGNEGLITVKLKNVLEKTECVIYDRLVNESILQYVKPAAELIYMGKENMEGGELQKQINEMIVKKSVEGLTVLRLKGGDPFVFGRGGEEIEALIAENIDFEVIPGISSAIAVPAYAGIPVTHRGINTSFHVFTGHTKKDGNEHDYPTIAKLEGTLVFLMGLGNLEKIVANLLKYGKNPNTPAAVIKNGTTAKQETYTGTLRAIVDTVKENNVKAPVIIIIGEVVNLKKKMKWFENMPLFGKNILVTRNRDKQEEITDKIIELGGQAINIPFINIEYLDFEMPDLSKYSTLLFNSLNSVIGFMRKIEDMRVLGNLKIGVVGKKTDEEMKKYRIIPDFYPKEYTVAKLAAESVNFTEEGENILFIVSNLSPVNEEKYTELYNRNYDKLVVYNTHKLKIDRKKAEKYVEESDILMFLSSSTFESFADSLHLSDNNEIKEILSKKILASIGPVTTRTIEKYGLKVGVEAEEYTENGLLLAILDKTASKKLDI; this is encoded by the coding sequence ATGAATAATAAAGGGAAAGTCTACATTGCCGGTGCAGGATGTGGAAATGAAGGGCTTATAACGGTAAAACTTAAAAATGTGCTTGAAAAGACAGAATGTGTAATTTATGACAGGCTTGTAAATGAAAGCATACTGCAATATGTGAAGCCTGCTGCAGAACTTATCTATATGGGGAAGGAAAATATGGAAGGGGGAGAACTGCAGAAACAGATAAATGAAATGATAGTGAAAAAAAGTGTGGAAGGACTGACGGTATTAAGGCTTAAAGGAGGAGATCCTTTTGTGTTTGGGCGTGGCGGTGAGGAAATAGAAGCACTTATAGCAGAAAATATAGATTTTGAAGTAATTCCAGGAATAAGTTCGGCAATTGCTGTTCCTGCATATGCCGGAATACCTGTAACACACAGGGGAATAAATACTTCCTTTCATGTGTTTACAGGACATACAAAAAAAGATGGAAATGAGCATGATTATCCGACTATTGCAAAACTCGAAGGAACTCTCGTTTTTCTAATGGGGCTGGGAAATCTTGAAAAAATTGTAGCGAATTTACTGAAATACGGGAAAAATCCCAATACTCCGGCTGCTGTCATAAAAAACGGAACAACTGCAAAACAGGAGACATATACAGGAACGTTAAGGGCAATAGTGGACACTGTCAAGGAAAATAATGTCAAAGCGCCAGTTATAATTATAATTGGTGAAGTGGTAAACTTGAAGAAAAAAATGAAATGGTTTGAGAATATGCCATTATTTGGGAAAAATATACTGGTTACAAGAAATAGGGATAAACAGGAGGAAATTACAGATAAAATTATTGAACTTGGAGGCCAGGCCATAAATATTCCTTTTATAAATATAGAATATCTTGATTTTGAAATGCCTGACCTTTCGAAATACAGTACTCTTTTGTTTAACAGCCTGAATTCGGTAATTGGATTCATGAGGAAGATAGAGGATATGAGGGTGCTGGGGAATCTTAAAATAGGCGTTGTAGGAAAAAAAACAGATGAAGAAATGAAAAAATATAGAATAATTCCGGATTTTTATCCCAAAGAGTATACTGTTGCAAAACTTGCGGCTGAAAGTGTAAACTTTACAGAAGAAGGAGAAAATATATTGTTTATAGTATCTAACCTTTCTCCTGTAAATGAAGAAAAATATACAGAATTATACAATAGAAATTATGATAAGCTGGTAGTGTATAATACGCATAAACTGAAAATTGACAGGAAAAAAGCAGAAAAATATGTAGAGGAAAGTGATATATTGATGTTTCTGAGTTCATCAACTTTTGAATCTTTTGCTGACAGTCTTCATTTAAGTGACAATAATGAGATAAAGGAAATATTGAGTAAAAAAATACTTGCTTCAATAGGTCCTGTCACTACAAGAACTATAGAAAAATATGGACTGAAAGTAGGAGTGGAAGCTGAAGAATATACTGAAAACGGTCTTCTTCTGGCAATTCTTGATAAAACTGCTTCAAAAAAATTGGATATATAA